The following proteins are encoded in a genomic region of Sorangiineae bacterium MSr12523:
- a CDS encoding response regulator: MLVADDSPVVRAALRKALAAAGFAALEAGSVEEACTVDASRLFAAVLDLDLGDGTGLDVAKALSAVRPSLPYVFFSSGDDPLLTAAARSQAHVFIKPRELDRVVAWLQAL; this comes from the coding sequence GTGCTCGTCGCCGACGACTCGCCCGTGGTGCGCGCGGCCTTGCGAAAGGCGCTGGCGGCGGCGGGGTTCGCAGCACTCGAGGCGGGATCCGTCGAGGAGGCCTGCACCGTCGACGCATCGCGGCTCTTCGCCGCCGTGTTGGATCTCGATCTCGGCGATGGCACGGGACTCGATGTGGCAAAGGCGCTTTCGGCGGTGCGGCCTTCGCTGCCGTACGTCTTTTTCAGCAGCGGCGACGATCCTCTGCTCACCGCCGCGGCGCGGAGCCAGGCCCACGTGTTCATCAAGCCGCGGGAGCTCGATCGCGTGGTGGCCTGGCTTCAGGCTTTGTAG
- the thiC gene encoding phosphomethylpyrimidine synthase ThiC codes for MRTEWIAKRRGDSTPTQMYYARKGVITEEMTYVAQREKVEPELVRSELARGRLIIPANINHPNLEPMGIGIALSCKVNANIGSSAVVSNVDKELSKLSVCLKHGADTVMDLSTGGDIDGIRRAIIGASPVPIGTVPIYQALQISKDVKRLTADDMISMLEVQAQQGVDYFTIHAGVLAQYLELVRNRITGIVSRGGSIMAQWMLEHHKQNPFYTHWDKVLEICRKYDVTISAGDGLRPGCLADASDAAQFAELKTLGELTQRAWEKDVQVMIEGPGHVPFDQIEMNVKKEMELCHEAPFYVLGPLVTDIAPGYDHITSCIGATMAGTAGAAMLCYVTPKEHLGLPDEEDVKQGLIAYKIAAHAADIARHRPGARDRDDALSRARYAFDWKEQFRLSIDPEHAQALHDETLPDEYFKSAEFCSMCGPKFCSMHINRAVEEFNKRLDEDRKAGRRTLELFTA; via the coding sequence ATGCGAACCGAGTGGATAGCCAAGCGCCGCGGAGACTCGACCCCCACGCAGATGTATTACGCTCGTAAGGGCGTCATCACGGAGGAGATGACGTACGTCGCGCAGCGCGAGAAAGTCGAACCCGAGCTGGTACGGAGCGAATTGGCGCGCGGCCGGCTGATCATCCCGGCGAACATCAACCATCCGAACCTCGAGCCGATGGGCATCGGCATCGCGTTGAGCTGCAAGGTCAACGCGAACATCGGTTCCAGCGCCGTGGTGAGCAACGTCGACAAAGAGCTGAGCAAGCTCTCTGTCTGCCTGAAACACGGCGCCGATACGGTGATGGACCTCTCCACCGGCGGCGACATCGACGGCATTCGCCGCGCCATCATCGGCGCCTCGCCCGTGCCCATCGGCACGGTGCCCATCTACCAGGCGCTCCAAATCTCCAAAGACGTGAAGCGCCTCACCGCCGACGACATGATCTCGATGCTCGAGGTCCAGGCGCAGCAGGGCGTCGACTACTTCACCATCCACGCGGGCGTGCTCGCGCAGTACCTCGAGTTGGTGCGCAACCGCATCACCGGCATCGTCTCGCGCGGTGGATCCATCATGGCGCAGTGGATGCTCGAGCACCACAAGCAGAATCCCTTCTACACGCACTGGGACAAGGTCCTGGAGATCTGCCGCAAGTACGACGTCACCATCAGCGCCGGCGACGGCCTGCGCCCCGGTTGCTTGGCCGACGCCAGCGACGCCGCGCAGTTCGCCGAGCTGAAGACGCTCGGGGAGCTCACCCAGCGCGCCTGGGAGAAGGACGTGCAGGTCATGATCGAGGGCCCGGGCCACGTGCCCTTCGATCAGATCGAGATGAACGTCAAAAAGGAGATGGAGCTTTGCCACGAGGCTCCGTTCTACGTGCTCGGGCCGCTCGTCACGGACATCGCGCCGGGCTACGACCACATCACGAGCTGCATCGGCGCCACCATGGCCGGCACCGCCGGCGCGGCGATGCTCTGCTATGTCACCCCGAAAGAGCACCTCGGTCTGCCCGACGAGGAGGACGTGAAGCAGGGCCTCATCGCCTACAAGATTGCCGCCCACGCGGCCGACATCGCGCGCCACCGTCCGGGTGCACGCGATCGCGACGACGCGCTCTCGCGCGCCCGTTACGCCTTCGATTGGAAGGAGCAGTTCCGCCTCTCCATCGATCCCGAGCACGCGCAGGCGCTCCACGACGAGACCTTGCCGGACGAGTACTTCAAGAGCGCCGAGTTCTGCTCGATGTGCGGGCCGAAGTTCTGCTCGATGCACATCAACCGCGCCGTCGAGGAGTTCAACAAGCGCCTCGACGAGGACCGCAAGGCGGGGCGCCGCACGTTGGAGCTGTTCACGGCGTGA
- a CDS encoding quinone oxidoreductase, whose amino-acid sequence MPHAIVIHETGGPEKLRWEEANVPAPGPGQVRIRHTAIGLNFIDVYHRIGLYKVPLPTGLGQEAAGVVEELGSGVTGLAKGDRVVYTGLMGAYSEQRLAPADRLVKLPADIDDATAAAVFLKGLTVDVLVRRVFPLRAGHTVLLHAAAGGVGSILVPWAKSLGATVIATVGSREKAALPKAAGADHVIVTGEENFVARVKEITAGRGVDVAYDSVGKDTVPGSLDSLVSRGWLVAFGQSSGSPAPIELASLGGARSLFVTRPSLFAYIPTRPELEESAAHLFEKLQKGTVKIAPPRKFALKDAAEAHRALEARQTTGSVVFTP is encoded by the coding sequence ATGCCCCATGCGATCGTCATCCATGAAACCGGCGGCCCTGAGAAACTGCGCTGGGAAGAAGCCAATGTGCCCGCTCCCGGGCCCGGCCAAGTGCGGATTCGGCACACGGCCATCGGACTCAACTTCATCGATGTTTACCACCGCATTGGGCTCTACAAGGTGCCGCTGCCGACGGGCCTCGGGCAGGAAGCCGCCGGCGTGGTCGAGGAGCTGGGATCCGGAGTGACGGGTCTCGCAAAGGGCGATCGCGTGGTTTATACCGGTCTCATGGGCGCCTATTCGGAACAGCGCCTCGCGCCAGCCGACCGCCTGGTGAAACTGCCCGCGGACATCGACGATGCGACCGCCGCCGCGGTGTTCCTCAAGGGCCTCACGGTCGATGTGTTGGTCCGGCGCGTGTTCCCGCTTCGTGCGGGCCACACGGTGTTGCTCCATGCGGCGGCGGGTGGCGTGGGCAGCATCCTCGTGCCGTGGGCAAAGTCGCTCGGCGCCACGGTGATTGCGACGGTCGGCTCGCGCGAGAAGGCCGCCCTTCCCAAGGCGGCGGGCGCCGACCACGTCATCGTGACCGGCGAGGAAAATTTCGTTGCACGCGTGAAAGAGATCACCGCGGGCCGCGGGGTCGACGTGGCCTACGACTCGGTGGGCAAGGACACGGTCCCGGGCTCCCTCGACTCCCTCGTTTCGCGCGGCTGGCTGGTCGCCTTCGGCCAATCCTCGGGCAGCCCGGCGCCCATCGAGCTCGCGTCCCTGGGCGGAGCGCGCTCCCTCTTCGTCACGCGCCCCTCGCTCTTCGCGTACATCCCCACGCGCCCCGAGCTCGAAGAAAGCGCCGCCCACCTCTTCGAGAAGCTGCAAAAAGGCACGGTGAAAATCGCCCCTCCGCGCAAGTTCGCCTTGAAAGACGCCGCCGAGGCCCACCGCGCCCTGGAAGCGCGCCAGACCACCGGCTCCGTCGTTTTCACGCCCTAG